One Ignavibacteria bacterium genomic window carries:
- a CDS encoding ABC transporter permease, translating to MRKRLSKFILTRFLSSIVMILILVCVVFFLMHILPGDPFQQYYSPKLGSELSEQIKNEFGFDKPISLQFLNWIKNVLKGDFGYSIIYKKPVLDLLAESILVTLSISLTAFVLQIFITIPLGLFLLKNSGKKIDLIIDKLALVIYSAPSFLVAIVLIYFGSIVLKIFPSSQMFSYNYYEMNFPQKLLDLIHHLTLPVLTLTITSVSFSIRYLRESLINVSNEGFIIALRANGIPEDVIRKKHILPNALISYITILGMEIGSLLSKTLITETVFSLPGMGKLMVGSIFTRDYPVIITCVMISGLMVIIGNLLADILIARFNPRFSFDIISH from the coding sequence ATGAGAAAGAGATTATCAAAGTTCATATTGACAAGATTTTTATCTTCAATTGTTATGATTTTAATCCTTGTTTGTGTTGTGTTCTTTTTAATGCATATTTTACCAGGTGATCCTTTTCAACAATATTATTCTCCAAAACTTGGCAGTGAACTCTCTGAACAAATTAAAAACGAGTTTGGTTTCGATAAACCTATCTCTCTTCAATTTCTTAACTGGATTAAAAATGTGCTTAAAGGTGATTTTGGATATTCAATTATTTATAAAAAACCTGTTCTAGACTTGCTCGCTGAATCGATCCTTGTGACCTTATCAATTTCTCTAACTGCTTTTGTACTTCAAATATTTATTACAATTCCTCTTGGACTATTTCTACTCAAAAATTCCGGCAAGAAAATAGATTTGATAATTGATAAACTTGCTTTGGTAATTTACAGCGCGCCATCTTTTCTTGTTGCAATTGTTCTTATTTATTTCGGCTCAATCGTTTTAAAAATTTTCCCTTCATCTCAAATGTTTTCTTATAATTATTATGAAATGAATTTCCCGCAAAAACTTCTTGACTTAATACATCATTTAACTTTACCTGTACTTACATTGACTATTACATCAGTCTCTTTTTCAATTCGATATTTAAGAGAAAGTTTGATAAATGTAAGCAACGAAGGTTTTATAATCGCATTACGAGCAAATGGAATTCCCGAAGATGTTATCAGGAAAAAACATATACTTCCAAATGCATTAATCTCATACATCACAATTCTCGGAATGGAAATAGGTTCATTGCTGAGTAAAACATTAATCACCGAAACAGTCTTTTCTCTTCCTGGAATGGGGAAGTTGATGGTCGGTTCAATTTTCACTCGAGATTATCCTGTCATTATTACTTGTGTAATGATTTCTGGTTTAATGGTAATAATTGGTAATCTGCTTGCTGATATATTAATTGCCCGCTTTAATCCAAGATTTTCTTTCGATATAATATCTCATTAG